Proteins encoded together in one Apium graveolens cultivar Ventura unplaced genomic scaffold, ASM990537v1 ctg4538, whole genome shotgun sequence window:
- the LOC141702031 gene encoding uncharacterized protein LOC141702031: MTRNCKEPVQKENIIGITGPSPSAAPAAQPRARTFNMTIKDDVQNADVVAGMLGINSVEVKVLIDFGATRFFIAESVIARLKCVAYPLEPNLIREVVNEERVTAKRICPICDRIIEGRHFSADLILFKLREFDVLLEMDWFSNHYVQIKCRSKKVKLGTKDGIEVIFKGKKQEKKFLMAIQTKRLL; this comes from the coding sequence ATGACAAGGAACtgtaaggagcctgttcagaaggagAATATAATTGGGATTACTGGACCATCGCCCTCTGCAGCACCAGCAGCTCAGCCAAGGGCAAGAACGTTCAACATGACAATAAAAGATGATGTGCAGAATGcggatgtggtggcaggtatgcttggtataaactcagtagaagttaAAGTGTTAATAGATTTTGGAGCAACTAGATTCTTTATTGCTGAAAGTGTTATTGCTAGATTAAAGTGTGTTGCATACCCTCTCGAACCTAATTTGATTAGAGAAGTAGTGAATGAAGAAAGAGTTACTGCCAAGAGAATTTGTCCCATTTGCGATAggattatagaaggtcggcacttttccgCTGACTTAATTCTTTTTAAGTTAAGAGAATTCGACGTTCTATTAGAGATGGATTGGTTTTCAAACCACTATGTGCAAATCAAATGTAGAAGTAAGAAAGTGAAATTAGGGACCAAGGATGGTattgaagtgatattcaaaggaaagaagcaagaaaagaagtttCTAATGGCTATCCAAACGAAGAGACTGTTATGA